A genomic segment from Roseibium algicola encodes:
- a CDS encoding SCO family protein — MSGLKLFRYVAWAAVAVLAVVSGVLVYQQTAGNKGTGALIEPLAAIGGPFELVSGTGETVTDETFSTKPTVMFFGFTFCPDVCPTTLSELQGWMAELGPDADKLNYAFVTVDPERDTPEVMRDYVWAFDKRIVPLTGSREQIDAMLKAYRVYSKKVPLDDGDYTMDHSAAVYLMSADNKFVGTIAYGEAEENALKKLRRLIDNAPASS; from the coding sequence ATGTCTGGTTTGAAACTCTTCCGGTATGTGGCCTGGGCTGCTGTTGCCGTGCTCGCTGTCGTGTCCGGTGTTCTGGTCTATCAGCAGACTGCCGGCAACAAGGGCACCGGTGCCTTGATCGAGCCGCTTGCGGCCATTGGCGGCCCGTTCGAACTTGTCAGCGGCACCGGCGAAACGGTGACCGACGAGACCTTCTCCACCAAGCCGACAGTGATGTTCTTCGGCTTTACCTTCTGTCCGGACGTCTGCCCGACCACCCTTTCCGAACTTCAGGGCTGGATGGCTGAACTCGGACCGGATGCGGACAAGCTCAACTATGCTTTCGTCACTGTGGATCCGGAACGCGATACGCCCGAAGTCATGCGTGACTATGTCTGGGCATTCGACAAGCGTATAGTTCCGCTGACCGGTTCGCGGGAACAGATCGATGCGATGCTGAAGGCCTATCGGGTCTACTCCAAGAAGGTGCCACTTGACGATGGCGACTATACGATGGACCATTCCGCTGCCGTCTACCTGATGAGCGCCGACAACAAGTTCGTCGGTACCATTGCCTATGGCGAGGCGGAGGAAAATGCCCTGAAGAAGCTGCGCAGGCTGATCGACAACGCACCTGCCTCTTCCTGA